From one Thermanaerothrix sp. genomic stretch:
- the secE gene encoding preprotein translocase subunit SecE, whose protein sequence is MDRVMGFLREARGELKKVSWPTRQQVWYSTLVVLFVTFAVSAYLGLVDAVLTALLRGVVR, encoded by the coding sequence GTGGACAGGGTCATGGGTTTCTTGAGGGAGGCCAGGGGGGAGCTTAAGAAGGTTTCTTGGCCCACCAGGCAGCAGGTCTGGTACTCCACCTTGGTTGTTCTTTTTGTTACCTTCGCTGTTTCCGCGTACCTTGGGTTGGTGGATGCGGTTCTGACCGCCCTTTTGCGCGGAGTGGTCCGTTAG